The nucleotide window CAACCGCAACTCGGTGGAGGTCACGGGTGTGCAGGTGCCGGCCGTGATCGCCGAGATCGCGGACCAGGTGTTCGACAGCGGCGACGAGTACGTCCTGGAGAACGGTCGTCCGCGCGACCGCGCCACGCTCCGTACCCGCTACGTGCAGGACCGCTTCAACGTGGGGCTGGCCGGCAACTGGTATGGCCAGCAGATCGACCGCCTGGAAGAGGGCGCCACACCGGCCGAGGACGTCTTCCTCGAAAACGGCCCGCACTTCGTGGTGGACGCGGACGCCACCTTCCAGGTGACGGAAGGCCTGCGTTTCTCCATCGGTGCCGAGAACCTGCTCAATGCCGAGCCGGTCGTGGTGCCGGACGGCTACAACTTCAGCGGGATCTTCCCGTTCGACAGCTCGTCAGGTCTGAGCATGAACGGGCGCTACATCTACACCCGCGTGCAGGTGAGCTTCTGACGGCAGGGCTCATCCGCATGTGATACGACGAGGGGCACCCCGGCGGGGTGCCCCTCGCTTCGTTCGTGACCCGGTGGGTCGCGTCACTCCGGCAGGGCAAACGCGACGATCCAGTCGCCCGGGGATCCGATCCCGGAACGTCCTCCTGCGGCGATGACCACGTACTGCCGTCCGTTGTGGCGATACGTCATGGGGGCGGCCTGCCCACCCGCCGGCAGCGGCGCCTCCCAGAGGAGGGCACCGGTCGACGTGGCATAGGCACGGATGCGGTCGTCCATGCCGCCGGCGATGAAGGTCAGCCCACCCCCGGTAGCGAGCGGGCCTCCGAAGGTCAGTGAGCCCCACTCTGGAGAAGCCGTCACACCCTGCGGCAGCAGCCGCTCCGGCACACCGCCATGGGGCCGCTCCCAGCGGAGGGTTCCGGTGGACAGATCCACCGCCACGAGCTTCGACCACGGCGGGGGAGAGCAGGGGAGACCGCTCGGCGCCACCAGGGGCATGCGCGTCATGCCATACGGGGTTCCGCCCTGGGACGCGTATTCGAGCCCGGGCGCGCGGTCGCGCAGGCCGCGCTCGAAATCGTTCCGCCGATGGAGTTGCACGAACATGGCCAGTCGCTTCACCGGCACGATGAGCGTCTGCCGTACCGGATCCCACGCCGCGCCGTCCCAGTTCATCCCGCCGCCGAAGCCGGGCCACAGCAGCGAGCCCTCCAGGGAGGGAGGGGTGAAGATCCCGTCGTTCCGCAGGCGAGCGATCCAGCCGCTGCAGAAGGCCCGCTCCTCGTCCGTCAGGCCGAACGCGGAGTCCGGGGTCAGGACGGTCTCGTGCAGAGCCGGAAGCGAGGGAAAGGGCTGCGTGGGCCACGCGCGCTCCCCCGGCACGTCGCTGGCCGGCACCGCGCGTTCCTCGACGGGGTCGAGCGGCGCTCCGGTCTCGCGGTCCAGGAGGAAGAGGTGGCCCATCTTGGTGCCGACGAGCACGGCCGGCAGTGTCCGGCCGCCGCGCTCCACGTCCAGCACGATCGGCTGGGAGGCCACGTCGTAGTCCCACAGGTCGTGGTGCACGACCTGGAAGGACCAGACCACTTCGCCGGTCGTCGCACGGACGGCCACCACGGAGTTGGCGAAGTCATTGCGGCCCGGGCGCTCACCCCCGTAGAAGTCGGGAGCGGCGCTGCCGGTCGGGAGGAAGACCAGCCCGCGCTCGAGGTCCGCCGAGATGGGCGCCCATACGTTTGCGCCGCCGGTCGTGCGAGCGGCCTCCTCGGACCAGCCCGACCAGCCTGGCGCGTCGGGAGAGCGGGGAATGGGATCGAAGCTCCAGAGCAGGCTGCCGCTGCGCACGTCGTAGGCCCGCACGATGCCGGACTCCACGTCCTTGCGCCGGTTGTCGCCGATGGCGGAGCCGACCACGAGCACGTCGCCCACCACGGCCGGCGGGGACGTGACGAGGTAGTCGCCAACGTCCACGGCCCGGCCGCCGAGGGCAACATCGGTCGAGAGATCCACGCGCCCGTCCTGCCCGAAGGCGGCGCAGGTCTCGCCGCGATCGGCATCGAGCGCGATGAGCTCCGCCTCGATCGTCGCGATGAAGATCCTTCGCCCGCACGGCGTGCTGGCGTCGGCGGCGGGATCGTCCCAGGCGGACACGCCGCGCGAGATGAAGTCCTCGGAATATCCGTGATCGACGTCGACATGGGGATCGAAGGCCCAGCGCTCGGCCCCGGTTGCGGGATCGAGTGCGAGGACGCGATTGAGCGGAGTGGAGACGTAGAGCGTGCTCCGGCGCATCAGGGGAGTCGTCTCGAACCGGATATCCTGACCGTGGCAGCCACTGCAGCCGGCGCCAGCGGACGCGGCGGCGGGTTCTCCGTCGGGACGGATCCCGTCGGCTCCGTGGGAGCCGCGATCGAACATCTCCGGCGGCAGATCCCCCGCGCGGACGCTCCACGCCACCTCGAGTCGGTCGACGTTGGACGTGTCGATGGCGTGGAGGTCGGACCAGCGCCGTCCCCCCGCATCCCCCGCGTGCGCCTTCCACTCGACGTCGGGCGGGAGGGCCTCGCCGCCCGCCCGACTGCAGGCGTTCGACCCGAGGGGGACAAGGAGAGCGAGGATCAAGGAACGGCGCGTGGATGCGGCGGGACAGGCGGCCATGGCGCTCGAGCTCCGTACGGGGATCGGGTCCGGGAACGATGGCGGGGTCGGCCGTCCGGCGACCACGGTTCAGGGACGGCCGGGACAGGGCCGGGACGAACGGGACGCCGAGGCCTTTGCCGGCGGGGTGCGGTGGCCGAATCTCAGGGATGACCTCCACGCCGGAGCCGCAGCGCGCCGAGGGCACCGCCCCGGGCCCCCCCGGGGCCGGGCGAACCGCGCTCGTCCTGTTGGCGCTCTTCTTCCTGCTCGAGTCCATCACCCGGACCGCGTACTTCCACTTCGGTGCGCGCGCCACCGGGTCCGGCCGACCCTTCCTCGACACGCTCATCTCCGAAACCACCGGCTCGGCGGGGCTGATCGCGATGTTCGTGGTCGTGATCGTGCCGCTCACCCGCCGCTGGCCCCTGCGCCGGGACGGCTGGGCGGCAGCGTTGCCCCGCTACGCCGCCGGCTTCCTAGTCTATACGGTCGGCAAGACCTGCACGATGTGGGCGCTGCGAGCGCTGCTGTTCCCGCTGGCGGGCCTGGGGTTCTACGACTACGGTGCGCTCGCGGACCGCTTCGTGATGGAGGGCGCGAACGATGTCCTGGGCTTTGCGCTCCTCGTGGCGCTCGTGCACGCCGCCCGGGCCTGGGAGCACGAGCGGGAGCGGCGTCTCCACCAGGCCCGCTTGGAGGCGAGCTTGCACGCGGCGCGCCTGCAGGCCCTGCAGGGTCAATTGCAGCCGCACTTCCTCTTCAACACCCTGAACACGATCTCGTCCGTGATGTACGGCGATCCGGCGCGCGCCGATCGGCTCCTCTCGCGCCTGTCGGAGCTTCTCCGCTTCTCGTTGCAGGCTCCGGAGCAGTCGCGGATCACGATCGAGCAGGAGCTGCAGGTCCTGGAGCGATACCTGGAGATCATGCGCGCCCGCTTCGAGGATCGGCTGTGCGTGCAGGTGTCGCTGCAACCGCAGGCCCGGGGAGCCGCCATCCCGCCCTTCCTCCTGCAGCCCCTCGTGGAGAACGCCATCGAGCACGGAGGACGCGACCGACCCGAGGGCGTGCGGATCGACGTCCGCATCGACCGGGTGGGCAGCGATCTGCGGATCCGGGTGGACGACGACGGACCGGGACCGGAGGCGGGGGGTGGTGACGCCCCTGGAGAGGGGATCGGTCTGCACAACACACGCGAACGACTGCGCCTGCTGAACGGACCGGAGGCGCGGTTGGACCTGACGGTCGCGGACGGAGGTGGCGGGCGCGCCGAGGTGCGGGTGCCGTTCGTGGTCGAGGGCCAGCCGTGACGAAGCCGACCGCCCTGATCGTGGATGACGAGCCCCACGCGCGCGCGAAGTTGCGGCGACTCCTGGAGCAGGACGGACGCATGGACATCGCGGGCGAGGCGCGCGACGGCCTCGAAGCCGTGGCAGCCCTGGAGACGGTGCGGCCCCATACCGTGTTCCTGGACGTACAGATGCCCGGCCTGGACGGCTTCGGGGTCCTGGACGCGCTCGACCCGACCCTCACGCCCCATGTCGTCTTCGTCACGGCCCACGACGCGCACGCCCTGCGTGCGTTCGACGTCCACGCCGTGGACTACCTGCTCAAGCCGGTGGACCCGGATCGGTTCGTGGAGGCCGTGGACCGAGCGCTGGAGGCGCCGCGCCGGGGTGGTCTCGCGCGCTCCGTCCGTGCATCACTGCCCCCGGAGCGTCAGATCGTCGAACGGTTCCTGGTCCGCGTGCGCGGGCGTATGATCCTCGTTCCGGTGGAACGGGTGGAATACATCTCCGCGGCCGGCAACTATGCCGAGCTGCACGTGGGGAAGGAGGTACACCTGGTGCGGGGGACCCTGCAGGAGTTGGAGGACCGATTGCCCGAGATGCGCTTCCGGCGCATCCACCGCTCGACGATCGTGAACCTGGACCACGTGCAGGAGTTGCAGCCGTGGTCCCACGGGGACCTGACCGTCGTGTTGCGCTCGGGCACGGAGCTGCGCCTGAGCCGCCGCTACCGCGAGCGGCTGCACGGGGTGTTCGGACCATGAGCGAGAGCGCCCTCCCCGCCACCCCCGCCGACCTGCTCGCGCGCCTGGACGCGCTGGGCATCGACCATCATACCATCGAGCACCCACCCGTCTTCACGGTGGACGAAGCCAAGCGTCTGCGGGGGCGCATCCCGGGCGCGCACGTGAAGAACCTCTTCCTGCGCGACAAGAAGGGCGTGATGTGGCTCTTCACGTGTCTGGAGGACCGGGACGTCGATCTGCTCTGGCTGGCCGACCAGATCGGCTGCAAGCGGTTCTCCTTCGGGAGCGCCGAGCGGCTACTCCGCACGCTCGGCGTGGAGCCGGGGTCGGTCACGCCCTTCGGCGTGATCAACGACCGCGCACGCGAGGTGGGAGTGGCCCTGGACCGGGGTCTCCTGGACCATGACCCGCTCAACTTCCATCCCCTCGTCAACGACCGCACGACCGCCGTCTCGCCGTCCGGGCTGGTCCGTTTCCTCGAGGCTGAGGGGCATCCGCCGCGCTGGATCGCCTTTCCCTAGCCGGCGTCCCGGCGTCCCGGGACGCACTCCGCGTCCGGCCATTCCTCTCCCGCACGGGTCGGCCGTCCAACGCCGTCCACGGGTACGCCCTGGCGGGCGTACCCTAAATCGCTTATGCTTTACCCTGAGCGGTTTAGGCAACAGGCGGGGCGCAGGCTCCGTGCGCAGGCGCCGCGGGTCCACCTAGCCCAGCGGGAGGCGCCGGCGCACGAGGATCTCGAAGGGGCGATGGAATGGACGGACGGGTCGAGCTGGTTCCCGGTACCCTGGACATGCTGGTCCTCAAGGCGCTCTCGGTGGAGCCGCTCCACGGGTTCGGGATCGCGCGCTGGATCGAGCGCATCACGGGCGATCGCCTCACCGTGGAGGAGGGAGCGCTGTATCCCGCACTCCATCGGCTGGAGAAGCGGGGTTGGCTGCGGTCCGCCTGGGAGCGCAGCGAGCGTGGCCGTCGCGCACGCGTCTACCAGCTGACGGCCGAAGGCCGCTCGGAGCTCGAACGACTGACCGCGCGCTGGGAGGGCTCGGCGTGGGCGGTGCAGCGGATCCTGGACGCGGAGGGGTGAGGAATGGGAACGGATCCAGAAGGGCGGCGCATCCGTGAGGAGATGGAGCACCACCTCGACGAGCTGCGCAGCGCGCTCGAGCGCGAGGGGCTGACCCCGGAGGAGGCGCGGCGGGAGGCGGAGCGGCGCTTCGGCGACCGCGACCGCGTGGCGCGCCAGACCCTGCGCGCGGGTGGAGCGGGGACGAGCGGCGCGTGGCGCGGCCTGCGCTCGGACCTGGTGCAGGTCGGTCGGGGGCTCGTCCGCGCGCCGGCGTTCGCCGGCGGGGTCCTGATCACCATCGCGCTCACGCTCGGCGCGGCCATCACCGTGTTCGGGGTGGTGTGGGACGTCCTGCTCCGTCCCCTCGCGCTACGGGACCCCGATGCCCTCGTGGTGCTGGCGGAGCGGATGCCCGCAGACGGGATCGAAGGCTCGCCCACGTCCACGGGCACCTATCACGATTGGCGGCGCGAGCTCACGCGCGTGCAGGATCTGGTCGCGTGGGAGTGGGGATCCTGGACGCACGAGGATCCGGAGCGTCCGGAGGAGCTGATCGGTGTGCGCATCCGCGGCGACGCGTTCGCCGTGCTGGGGATCGAGGCGGCCCTGGGGCGCGTGCTGGCCCGCGAGGACGAAGTCGACGGCGCGCCCGCGACGGCGCTCCTGCTCTCGCACGGCTACTGGACGCGGCGCTTCGGACAGGATCCCGGCATCGTGGGCCGCACGGTCCGGGTGGACGGTGTGGATCGCACGGTGGTGGGGGTGCTGCCGCCGCGTCTCGAGCTGATCGGCCCGGACGCGGAGATCTTCCTGCCCAGCGGCCTGGTTCCCGAGGAGGCCACCAATCGCGGCGGGCGCACCGTCACAGCGGTGGGGCGGCTCGCCCCCGGTGCGACCGTGGCCGATGCGGCACGCGAGGTGGCCGCGCTCACGGAGCGGATCGCCGAGACGTACCCGACCTCCGCGCGGGGCTGGAGCGCCGACGCCGTGCCACTCGGCGAGTTCCTGGTGGGTTCGGTGCGTCCTCGTCTGCTGGCCGCGAGCGCCGCCGTGGCCCTCCTGGTGTTGGTGGCGCTGGTGAATCTCACCACGCTCTTCCTGGTGCGCGCCTCCGACCGCACGCGCGAGACAGCCGTGCGCGCGGCGCTCGGCGCGTCACGCCCGCAGCTCCTGCGCATCCCCCTGCTGGAAAGCCTGTTGCTGGCGGGGGTGGGCGGCGCGGGAGGGCTGCTCCTGGCCCGGGCGCTCTCCGGGTGGGTGGTCTCCACGCCGGGGCTGGCCCTGCCTCGCAGCACGACGGCCGGGCTGTCGCCCCTCACCGTCCTGGTCGCGGCGCTCCTGGCGCTCGGCGTTGGGCTGCTCGCGGGTCTCTGGCCGGCGCTGGAGGGCGTCCATCGCGCTCTGGCCTCGCTGGGCCGGGGGACGGCCGGGCAGCGCACGACCGGTCGGGACGTCCGCTCGCGGCACGGCCTGGTGGTCCTGCAGCTCGGGCTGACCACCGTGCTGCTCATCGGGGCCGGTCTGTTCGTCCGCACGGTGCGGGCCGTCGGAGACGTGGACCTGGGCTTCACACCCGAGCAGACGGTCGCGGCCCGCGTCTCCATCGACGGGGAGCGCTACAGCGATCGGGCTGCCCAGCGCGCCTACCAGGACCGCCTGCTGGAGCGGGTGCGCGCCCTTCCCGGGGTGAGCGCCGCCGGGTTGACGTCCGCCCTGCCCATGGATCCGGTGGCGGCCAACTTCGACCTGCCGACCCGCACGTCCGAGGGCACGCCCTGGGGGGAGGCGGCCCAGGTGGACTTCCGCATGGTGAGCGACGGCCTGGACCGCGCCCTCGGGCTGCGCGTGCGCGAAGGCCGCTTCTTCGCCGCGGAGGACCGGGGCGGGCCGCTCGTGGCCGTGGTCAATCGGACGCTGGCCGAGGCCTTCTGGCCCGGAGAGTCGGCGGTGGGCCAGCGCATCCAGAACGTCTGGCGCCAGGACGCCTTCGCCGAGGTGGTGGGGGTGGTGGAGGATACGCGCTTCTACGGACCCACCGAATCGCCCCGGCGCGAGATGTACGTGCCGCTGCACCAGTCGGGCTTTTCGTTCCTCACGGTGGTCGCGCGGGGAGAGGCGGGCGCCGATGCGCTCCAGGCCGCGCTCGAGCAGGCGGTCGTCGACGTGGATCCGCTGCTCCCCCCACAGTCGGTGTTCCCGGTGGCGACGCTGGTCTCCGCGAACACCGCCACGGAGCGCTTCTACGCGACGCTGCTCTCCGCGTTCGCTCTGCTGGCGCTGATCCTGGCGGCGGCGGGCATCTATGCCGTCCTTGCCTACGGCGTGCGCCTGCGGACGCGCGAGCTGGGCGTGCGCATGGCGCTCGGCGCGAGCCGCGGCGCGGTCACGGCCATGGTGCTGCGGAGCGGCCTCGTGTTGGGCGGCATCGGTGCCCTGCTCGGCCTGCTGGGCGCGTTGCCCGCCACTCGCCTCGTCGGCGGGATGCTCTACGGCGTCTCGCCCCTGGACCCGGCGACCTGGGTCGGCGTGTCCGCCCTCCTGCTGGCGGTGGCGGGGCTGGCCTGCCTGAGTCCCGCGCTCCGGGCCGCGCGCCTCGACCCGGCCCGCGTCCTCCAGGACGAGTAGGGTTGGGAGGTGCGCGGCCCGCGGCCCACCCGCGTCCGGTCGCCCGACGTGTGCAGCGCCTGAACTAGCTGGCTCGCTGCGCGCGCCACTCCTCGAGGCCGTCCAGCCGGCTGCGCAGGTCGAAGCTGCGGTAGTCGCAGGTCAGCTCCTCGCCCGCCGTGATGTCGCGGTTGGCCCAGGTGCCGTCCTCGCGGTCGTCGCAGTTCGGCTCGAAGGAGTGGTTCATGTAGCGTCCCGCGTCGCCGCACAGGACGTACATGCCGTCATCCGTCTGGTAGACCAGGTCGGACAGCCAGCCGCGGAAGGGCTCGGGGAACGCCTCGAGCTGGTCGGCCGTCATCTCCCAGTCGATGCCGGAGGTGAACTCCCACACCCGCGTTCCGGCAGGGACGTCGGCGGCGGCGAAGACCCCGGTGCCGTGGATGGGGCTGCGACGAAGAACGGTCGGAATCAGGAACATGCGCGGACCTCGGACCCGCACGGTGACCGCCGCGGACGGCTCGGGGCGAGCCGCGAGAAGCGACGGCGACGGATAGAGTAGCGCAAGCCGCGCGGGCTTCAAGGGGGGAGGGAGGACCTCCCCGTCGTTGGCCGCCTCGCCTACCGCTCCGTGCGGATCATCCGGACGCCTCGCCTACCGCTCCGTGCGGATCATCCAGACGCCTCGCCTACCGCTCCGCGCGGATCATCCGGCCGCCGATCATCACCCACTCCACGCGGCCGAGCGCGTCGATGTCCTCGCTGGGATCGCCCCGCGTGACGATGAGGTCGGCGACCATCCCGGGGGCGATGGCCCCGATCCGGTCGGACATCCCGAGCGACTCGGCCGCCAGCGAGGTGGCGGATACGATGGCGTCCATGGGTGCCTGCCCGCCCTGGTGGACGCGGTACGCCAGCTCCTCCCAGTTGCGGCCGTGCGCGCCCGCGACCGCGTCCGTGCCGAACACCATCCGCAGCCCCGGCACGGTCAGCCCCTCGCGGAAGACGGCCAGGGCGCGCGGCAGGGCCTCCTCCATCTGCCGGAACCCCTCCTCGGTGTAGTTGCCGATGCCGAGGAAGCGCTCCTTGTTCTCCAGGTAGTTGCGGAAGACCAGGTCGATGTTGGGGTCGAAGAAGGTGCCGTGCTCGGCCATCACCTCCAGCGAGGCGCGATCCAGCAGCGCGCCGTGCTCCACGGTGGTGCAACCGGCGCGCGCCGCCCGCTGCGCGCTCTCGGGCCCGTGGGCATGCACCACCGAGCGGAGTCCCCGTTCCGTGGCGGCGCCGCACGCGGCGTCCAGCTGCTCCTGTGACAGCGTGGGCGCGCCTCCGTCGCGGATGCTGGCGGACGCGAACACCTTGATCACGTCGGCGCCGCGCGCCGCCATCGAGTCCACGAACGCGCGGATCTCGTCGGGTCCGCCGGTGCGCTCGGTGACCGGGCTGATGGAGGTGAGCAGGCGCGGACCCGGGATGACGCCCCGGGCGAGCGCGTCGCGCAGCGCCAGGTCCTCGGGCGCGCCGAGGCTCTGCGCGGTGGTCACCCCGCCCATCAAGGTGGTCCAGGCGTTCTCGGCCATGTAGAAGCCGCGCTCCGCCTCGGTCTCGGGGACCTGGGCGCTCTGCGAGCGGCCACTGCGGTCGAAGTGCCACCCGATGTGCACGTGCGTGTCGATGAGACCGGGCATGACCGTCAGGCGGCCGATGTTGTGCACCAGGCCGGCCGCGCTCTGCCCGGGCGGCGTGATGTCCACGATCACGCCGTCGCGGATCACGATGTCGCGGTTCTCCAGCACGCCGCCGCGGCCGTCCAGGATGCGCTGCGCCCGGATGGCTGTCAGCGTGGAGTCCGCGTCCGGACCGGTGCGCATGGTATCGGCGGGCTGCTCGCGCTCGGGGGGTGCGCACGCCGCCACCCAGGCCAGCAGGAGCAGCGCGCTCCCGCGGTGGCGTCTCCGCGCACGCGTCCCGCGGGGGTGCGTCGGCCGTCCACCGCGCCGGCTCATCGGCTTCCTCCACCGGAGCCGATCTCCGGTGCGTAGACCTCACGCAGACGCTGGTGGTATTCCCCGAGCAGGCCCTGCAGCGTGCCATGCTCCTCCGCCACCACGGCCCGGAAGTCGGCGTCGCTCAGGAAGTCGTAGAGGATGGCCGCCATGATCTGGGCGTCGAGCCGGAAGCCGCGGTGTCCGACGTCGGTGAAGGCATCGGCTTCCATCTCCTTGGTGTGGTAGGTGCCGCGCGAGCTGAACACGCTCACACCGATGCCGGGGATCTCGCGCGTGACGTAGCCGGTCTCCTCGTACCCCGCCGGCCGCTGCCGCTCCTCGACGAGCTCGGGGGCGCCGAGCGCGCGGGCGTAGGCGAAATACAGCTCTTCCAGGGATCCCACGCTGATGCCATCCCGATACTCGCCGTAGCGGTCGATGCTGACTTCCGTTCCCGTTGCCAGCGCGGCACCGCGAGCCGCGTCGTCCATCATGTCCGTGATGTGCGCCAGGTAGACCTCGTCCGGATAGCGGATGTAGTAGTCCACCACGGCGCGGGCCGGTACCACGTTGGGAGCGACACCCCCCTCGGGGATCACGCCCTGGATGGACGCCTCGGGCCGGAAGGTGGAGCGCAGGCCGTTGACGGACGAGTAGAAGCGCACGGCGGCCTCGAGCGCGTTGCGCCCGTTCCACGACGTGAGCTGGTGCGCCGGCCGACCCGTGAAGGTGTACTTCACCTCGTTGATGTTGAGACAGCACACGCCGAAGCCGGCCCGGGCCCGTGCGGTCTGCGTGGAGGAGTGGCTGCGCACGAGGATATCGGTCCCGGCGAACACGCCGGCCTCGTACATGATCGTCTTCGCGGGAGGACCCACCTCCTCCGCCGGCGTGCCGAAGACCTTGAGGGTGCCGGGGACGCGGCGCTCGGACATGTAGTCCTGGAGGGCGAACGCCGCTGCCAGTGCCACGGGCGTCTGCGCATTGTGCTGGTCGCCGTGGAAGGCGCCGTCGATGTCGCGCAGGGCGTCGTACTCGCCGATGAGCCCCAACGTGGGGCCGGCGGTGCCACCCGGGGAGGTCCACGTCGCCGCGAACGCGGTCTCGAGGTCCGCCACGCCCACCTCCACCTGGAATCCGCGTGCGCGCAACACGGAGACCAGGGTGTCCACCGCGGCGTGCTCCTCCCACCCGACCTCCGGCGTGCGGCCGATGTGATCGGACAGCGCCTGCATCTCCTCGTCCCACCAGGTCCCGACGCCTTCGAGCAGCGCGTCGCGTACGCGATCGTCGCGCTCCACCATCCGTGTGGCGCGCCGCTCAGGGTCCAGGCGCGCCTGCAGCGCATCGATGCGTTGGAGCACACCCGCCGCGGCCTGCATCTCGGTGGGCGTGGTCTGGGCGTGGACGCTGGACGCTCCGACCAGGAGCAGCAGCGCGGGGAGGGACACAGTGCGAGGCGACATCGATGGAAGCTCCCGTGGGTCCGGCCGCAGCCGGCAATCCGACATGGGCTCATGATACGCCTGCCCCCGGAGGGGCGCACCCGGCGCTGCGCCCGGACGGGAACTCAGCGACCCGTCCCACCTCCGTCGGGATCGCCCCGCAGACGCCGCGCACACGCCTCCAGCATCGCCTCCGTCTCCTCCCACCCCAGACAGGGGTCGGTGAGGGAACGCCCGCGAGCCCGGACCGACGGGTCCGGCCCGAGGTCCTGACGCCCTTCCTCCAGGTAGCTCTCGACCATCCACCCCAGGATCGCGTCCTCCCCACCGGCGCGCCGCTCCGCCAGCTCGCGCGCGATGACGGCCTGGCGGCGCGGGTCCTTGCGCGAGTTGCCGTGGGCGCAGTCGACGAGGATGCGGTCGGGGAGGCCGCGCGCGCGCACCTGTGCCCGCGCGTCCGTCAACGAATCCGTGTCGTAGTTGGGCGCGGATCCTCCCCGCAGGATGAGGTGGCGGTCGGGGTTGCCGGTCGTCTCGATCACCGCCACCCGACCGTCGTGATCCACCCCGAGGAAGTGGTGCGGGTGGGAGGCGGCCACCATGGCGTCCAGCGCGATCTGGAGGCTCCCGTCCGTCCCGTTCTTGAAGCCCACCGGCATGGACAGACCGGACGCGAGCTGGCGGTGGGTGGGCGACTCCGTCGTGCGGGCACCGATCGCGGCCCACGACACCAGCTCCGCGATGTACTGCGGGATGACCGGCTCCAGGAACTCGGTGGCGGTGGGCAGCCCGAGCGCGGCCACGTCGAGCAACAGGCGGCGCGCGATGCGGAGGCCGGCGGCCATGTCGCCGCTGTCGTCCAGGTAGGGGTCGTTGATGAGGCCTTTCCAGCCGATCGTCGTGCGCGGCTTCTCGAAGTAGACCCGCATCACCACGTAGAGGACGTCCGAGAGCCGCTCGGCCACCGGGCGGAGACGCCGGGCGTAGTCGAGCGCGCTGTCGGGGTCGTCCACCGAGCACGGCCCCACGACGACCAGGGCGCGCGGATCGGCACCGGCGAGGAGCGCCCGCAGGGTCCGGCGGCTGGCGGCCATGTGGGCCGCGACGGGCTCGGGGATGGGCAACTCGGCGGCGAGCTCGCCCGGGCTCGGCAGGGGACGGGCCCCGCGGACGTGTTCGTCCCGGATCTTGAATGCCATGCCTCAAGCTCGCGGGA belongs to Gemmatimonadota bacterium and includes:
- a CDS encoding pyrroloquinoline quinone-dependent dehydrogenase, producing the protein MAACPAASTRRSLILALLVPLGSNACSRAGGEALPPDVEWKAHAGDAGGRRWSDLHAIDTSNVDRLEVAWSVRAGDLPPEMFDRGSHGADGIRPDGEPAAASAGAGCSGCHGQDIRFETTPLMRRSTLYVSTPLNRVLALDPATGAERWAFDPHVDVDHGYSEDFISRGVSAWDDPAADASTPCGRRIFIATIEAELIALDADRGETCAAFGQDGRVDLSTDVALGGRAVDVGDYLVTSPPAVVGDVLVVGSAIGDNRRKDVESGIVRAYDVRSGSLLWSFDPIPRSPDAPGWSGWSEEAARTTGGANVWAPISADLERGLVFLPTGSAAPDFYGGERPGRNDFANSVVAVRATTGEVVWSFQVVHHDLWDYDVASQPIVLDVERGGRTLPAVLVGTKMGHLFLLDRETGAPLDPVEERAVPASDVPGERAWPTQPFPSLPALHETVLTPDSAFGLTDEERAFCSGWIARLRNDGIFTPPSLEGSLLWPGFGGGMNWDGAAWDPVRQTLIVPVKRLAMFVQLHRRNDFERGLRDRAPGLEYASQGGTPYGMTRMPLVAPSGLPCSPPPWSKLVAVDLSTGTLRWERPHGGVPERLLPQGVTASPEWGSLTFGGPLATGGGLTFIAGGMDDRIRAYATSTGALLWEAPLPAGGQAAPMTYRHNGRQYVVIAAGGRSGIGSPGDWIVAFALPE
- a CDS encoding histidine kinase — translated: MTSTPEPQRAEGTAPGPPGAGRTALVLLALFFLLESITRTAYFHFGARATGSGRPFLDTLISETTGSAGLIAMFVVVIVPLTRRWPLRRDGWAAALPRYAAGFLVYTVGKTCTMWALRALLFPLAGLGFYDYGALADRFVMEGANDVLGFALLVALVHAARAWEHERERRLHQARLEASLHAARLQALQGQLQPHFLFNTLNTISSVMYGDPARADRLLSRLSELLRFSLQAPEQSRITIEQELQVLERYLEIMRARFEDRLCVQVSLQPQARGAAIPPFLLQPLVENAIEHGGRDRPEGVRIDVRIDRVGSDLRIRVDDDGPGPEAGGGDAPGEGIGLHNTRERLRLLNGPEARLDLTVADGGGGRAEVRVPFVVEGQP
- a CDS encoding LytTR family DNA-binding domain-containing protein: MTKPTALIVDDEPHARAKLRRLLEQDGRMDIAGEARDGLEAVAALETVRPHTVFLDVQMPGLDGFGVLDALDPTLTPHVVFVTAHDAHALRAFDVHAVDYLLKPVDPDRFVEAVDRALEAPRRGGLARSVRASLPPERQIVERFLVRVRGRMILVPVERVEYISAAGNYAELHVGKEVHLVRGTLQELEDRLPEMRFRRIHRSTIVNLDHVQELQPWSHGDLTVVLRSGTELRLSRRYRERLHGVFGP
- a CDS encoding prolyl-tRNA synthetase associated domain-containing protein, which encodes MSESALPATPADLLARLDALGIDHHTIEHPPVFTVDEAKRLRGRIPGAHVKNLFLRDKKGVMWLFTCLEDRDVDLLWLADQIGCKRFSFGSAERLLRTLGVEPGSVTPFGVINDRAREVGVALDRGLLDHDPLNFHPLVNDRTTAVSPSGLVRFLEAEGHPPRWIAFP
- a CDS encoding PadR family transcriptional regulator; translation: MDGRVELVPGTLDMLVLKALSVEPLHGFGIARWIERITGDRLTVEEGALYPALHRLEKRGWLRSAWERSERGRRARVYQLTAEGRSELERLTARWEGSAWAVQRILDAEG
- a CDS encoding ADOP family duplicated permease — protein: MGTDPEGRRIREEMEHHLDELRSALEREGLTPEEARREAERRFGDRDRVARQTLRAGGAGTSGAWRGLRSDLVQVGRGLVRAPAFAGGVLITIALTLGAAITVFGVVWDVLLRPLALRDPDALVVLAERMPADGIEGSPTSTGTYHDWRRELTRVQDLVAWEWGSWTHEDPERPEELIGVRIRGDAFAVLGIEAALGRVLAREDEVDGAPATALLLSHGYWTRRFGQDPGIVGRTVRVDGVDRTVVGVLPPRLELIGPDAEIFLPSGLVPEEATNRGGRTVTAVGRLAPGATVADAAREVAALTERIAETYPTSARGWSADAVPLGEFLVGSVRPRLLAASAAVALLVLVALVNLTTLFLVRASDRTRETAVRAALGASRPQLLRIPLLESLLLAGVGGAGGLLLARALSGWVVSTPGLALPRSTTAGLSPLTVLVAALLALGVGLLAGLWPALEGVHRALASLGRGTAGQRTTGRDVRSRHGLVVLQLGLTTVLLIGAGLFVRTVRAVGDVDLGFTPEQTVAARVSIDGERYSDRAAQRAYQDRLLERVRALPGVSAAGLTSALPMDPVAANFDLPTRTSEGTPWGEAAQVDFRMVSDGLDRALGLRVREGRFFAAEDRGGPLVAVVNRTLAEAFWPGESAVGQRIQNVWRQDAFAEVVGVVEDTRFYGPTESPRREMYVPLHQSGFSFLTVVARGEAGADALQAALEQAVVDVDPLLPPQSVFPVATLVSANTATERFYATLLSAFALLALILAAAGIYAVLAYGVRLRTRELGVRMALGASRGAVTAMVLRSGLVLGGIGALLGLLGALPATRLVGGMLYGVSPLDPATWVGVSALLLAVAGLACLSPALRAARLDPARVLQDE
- a CDS encoding SET domain-containing protein-lysine N-methyltransferase — encoded protein: MFLIPTVLRRSPIHGTGVFAAADVPAGTRVWEFTSGIDWEMTADQLEAFPEPFRGWLSDLVYQTDDGMYVLCGDAGRYMNHSFEPNCDDREDGTWANRDITAGEELTCDYRSFDLRSRLDGLEEWRAQRAS